The following proteins come from a genomic window of Salvia hispanica cultivar TCC Black 2014 chromosome 4, UniMelb_Shisp_WGS_1.0, whole genome shotgun sequence:
- the LOC125224288 gene encoding protein MKS1-like has product MDTPDFFSGRSPSPRRELQGPRPAPLKVRKESHKIRKAPAAHPQAPPLPVIIYTVSPKIIHANPNDFMSLVQRLTGPNATSPSIERTKSPDVRKTAQADGVEIDSIIRKTGQFPGILSPNPNALPQIHPNLFNISSDNNNYFHDLSPVLYSSRNYSENNLISPNTLDLFHSLFEVQSQEELQGR; this is encoded by the coding sequence ATGGACACGCCCGATTTCTTTTCCGGCCGGTCTCCGTCTCCGAGGAGGGAGCTCCAAGGCCCCCGCCCCGCCCCCCTCAAAGTCCGCAAAGAGTCCCACAAAATCCGGAAAGCACCCGCCGCCCACCCCCAGGCGCCGCCGCTGCCGGTGATAATCTACACCGTTTCCCCCAAAATCATCCATGCAAACCCTAACGACTTCATGTCTCTAGTCCAACGCTTGACCGGCCCCAACGCCACGTCACCCTCCATCGAGCGAACCAAGTCGCCCGACGTGAGAAAAACGGCCCAGGCCGATGGGGTCGAGATAGATTCCATTATTCGAAAAACCGGCCAATTTCCCGGGATTTTATCGCCAAATCCAAATGCACTTCCTCAAATCCATCCGAATTTGTTCAATATCTCGTcggataataataattatttccaTGATTTGAGCCCAGTTTTATATAGCAGTAGGAATTATTCAGAAAACAATCTCATATCGCCAAACACTTTGGATCTCTTCCACAGCTTATTTGAGGTGCAATCGCAGGAGGAGCTGCAGGGAAGGTAA
- the LOC125218855 gene encoding DNA ligase 1-like isoform X1, with product MIEGTICLQCGDKGFENALVHCVRCLKFAVHRYCLDNIPDTFDEFVCWFCDDCKVKVGNQSAVFERDAIPCQTRHHKVSKNIKRSSRDEKEKNSRVIDENEHVRKDELDGKHDANATLLLGGASENVEGNLECRIATTSYDECVKVGTDECTNSASDSTIPCIVKENGCSEQKDQEEKMIESKKKRKRPRKKNIMELMTEKDQHRLGNTPYDECVKENGCSEQKDQEKEKKKIKYKKTKVRQRQRKRTQAMAEKEQHRLATTTYNEHTKVDINEGGIRQGNDSTLPPKVKVNEGCEQRGQTCITKTFESNTDLGIVGADADHLIFAGDDQEKKKIKNRKTKVRQRQRTQNKMGSTIAKVQHRLHTTTYDEHIKVDINEGIGPGIDSTLPSSMKENESCEQKDQTKPFKSITDHPVILSDGASKSLSEKKKVLRTGFAQPLHAKELADLSPEEKDLGSSDGRIKSRGPEDKVEQISTSQQSKDKYVDYSVAQPIAMPVWRGSFNVRNSKHDSIDELVAHISNKACHMVYAEASQFQPILHLEMLPKSDIWPKSFQTSEPNSDSIALYFFPSKIRNQVFAQLVQEMIHKELAFKGLVQNAELLIFTSTELPLRYWRFQNKYYLWGVFREKPAAPSNHPSCIG from the exons ATG ATCGAGGGAACGATATGTCTTCAGTGTGGCGACAAAGGATTTGAGAATGCATTGGTCCACTGCGTCAGATGTCTGAAATTTGCCGTGCATCG CTACTGCCTTGATAATATACCAGACACTTTTGATGAATTCGTATGTTGGTTTTGTGATGACTGTAAAGTAAAAGTGGGAAATCAATCCGCTGTCTTCGAGCGTGATGCCATCCCATGCCAGACAAGACATCataaagtttcaaaaaatattaaaagatcTTCTAGAGatgaaaaggagaaaaatagtCGGGTGATAGATGAAAACGAGCATGTTCGTAAGGATGAATTGGATGGAAAACATGACGCAAATGCTACCCTTTTACTAGGAGGTGCAAGTGAAAATGTTGAAGGAAATTTAGAATGTAGAATTGCTACAACATCTTATGATGAATGTGTGAAAGTAGGCACCGATGAGTGCACAAATTCGGCGAGTGATTCGACAATACCTTGTATAGTGAAAGAAAATGGATGCTCTGAGCAGAAAGATCAAGAGGAAAAGATGATCGAGAgtaagaagaagaggaagagaccgagaaagaaaaacattatGGAATTAATGACCGAGAAAGACCAACATAGACTTGGTAACACACCTTATGATGAATGTGTGAAAGAAAATGGATGTTCTGAGCAAAAAGatcaagagaaagagaaaaaaaagattaagtACAAGAAAACGAAGGTGAGACAGAGACAGAGAAAGAGAACACAAGCCATGGCTGAGAAAGAGCAACATAGACTTGCTACAACAACTTACAATGAACATACGAAGGTAGACATCAATGAGGGCGGCATAAGACAGGGGAATGATTCAACATTACCACCGAAGGTGAAAGTAAATGAAGGCTGTGAGCAGAGAGGTCAGACATGCATAACTAAAACTTTTGAATCAAATACTGATCTTGGCATCGTAGGTGCCGATGCAGATCATCTCATCTTTGCAGGTGATGatcaagagaaaaaaaagatcaaGAACAGGAAAACGAAGGTGAGACAGAGACAGagaacacaaaataaaatgggatCCACCATTGCCAAAGTCCAACATAGACTTCATACAACAACTTACGATGAACATATAAAGGTAGACATCAATGAGGGCATTGGACCGGGGATTGATTCAACATTACCCTCGAGcatgaaagaaaatgaaagctGTGAGCAGAAAGATCAGACTAAACCTTTCAAGTCAATTACTGATCATCCTGTCATTTTAAGTGATGGGGCTTCAAAGAGTTTAAgtgaaaagaagaaagtgCTTCGAACCGGTTTTGCTCAACCTCTTCATGCAAAGGAGCTTGCTGACTTGAGCCCTGAAGAAAAGGATTTAGGTTCAAGCGATGGCCGTATTAAAAGCAGAGGACCAGAGGACAAAGTGGAGCAGATTTCTACAAGTCAACAGAGCAAAGACAAATATGTAGATTACTCAGTTGCTCAACCAATCGCCATGCCAGTTTGGAG GGGAAGTTTCAACGTTCGGAATTCTAAGCATGACAGTATTGATGAGCTTGTTGCTCACATTTCGAACAAAGCATGCCATATGGTATATGCAGAAGCCTCTCAATTTCAGCCAATCCTCCATCTTGAAATGCTTCCAAAATCCGACATATGGCCAAAAAGTTTTCAGACATCAGAACCAAATAGCGATAGCATCGCACTCTATTTCTTTCCATCCAAGATACG CAACCAAGTGTTTGCGCAATTGGTTCAGGAAATGATTCATAAAGAACTTGCTTTTAAAGGGCTTGTGCAGAATGCGGAGCTATTGATTTTTACTTCGACAGAATTGCCTCTGCGCTACTGGA gatttcaaaacaaatattatctGTGGGGTGTATTTAGAGAAAAACCAGCTGCCCCATCGAATCATCCTTCATGTATAGGATAA
- the LOC125218855 gene encoding uncharacterized protein LOC125218855 isoform X2, giving the protein MIEGTICLQCGDKGFENALVHCVRCLKFAVHRYCLDNIPDTFDEFVCWFCDDCKVKVGNQSAVFERDAIPCQTRHHKVSKNIKRSSRDEKEKNSRVIDENEHVRKDELDGKHDANATLLLGGASENVEGNLECRIATTSYDECVKVGTDECTNSASDSTIPCIVKENGCSEQKDQEEKMIESKKKRKRPRKKNIMELMTEKDQHRLGNTPYDECVKENGCSEQKDQEKEKKKIKYKKTKVRQRQRKRTQAMAEKEQHRLATTTYNEHTKVDINEGGIRQGNDSTLPPKVKVNEGCEQRGDDQEKKKIKNRKTKVRQRQRTQNKMGSTIAKVQHRLHTTTYDEHIKVDINEGIGPGIDSTLPSSMKENESCEQKDQTKPFKSITDHPVILSDGASKSLSEKKKVLRTGFAQPLHAKELADLSPEEKDLGSSDGRIKSRGPEDKVEQISTSQQSKDKYVDYSVAQPIAMPVWRGSFNVRNSKHDSIDELVAHISNKACHMVYAEASQFQPILHLEMLPKSDIWPKSFQTSEPNSDSIALYFFPSKIRNQVFAQLVQEMIHKELAFKGLVQNAELLIFTSTELPLRYWRFQNKYYLWGVFREKPAAPSNHPSCIG; this is encoded by the exons ATG ATCGAGGGAACGATATGTCTTCAGTGTGGCGACAAAGGATTTGAGAATGCATTGGTCCACTGCGTCAGATGTCTGAAATTTGCCGTGCATCG CTACTGCCTTGATAATATACCAGACACTTTTGATGAATTCGTATGTTGGTTTTGTGATGACTGTAAAGTAAAAGTGGGAAATCAATCCGCTGTCTTCGAGCGTGATGCCATCCCATGCCAGACAAGACATCataaagtttcaaaaaatattaaaagatcTTCTAGAGatgaaaaggagaaaaatagtCGGGTGATAGATGAAAACGAGCATGTTCGTAAGGATGAATTGGATGGAAAACATGACGCAAATGCTACCCTTTTACTAGGAGGTGCAAGTGAAAATGTTGAAGGAAATTTAGAATGTAGAATTGCTACAACATCTTATGATGAATGTGTGAAAGTAGGCACCGATGAGTGCACAAATTCGGCGAGTGATTCGACAATACCTTGTATAGTGAAAGAAAATGGATGCTCTGAGCAGAAAGATCAAGAGGAAAAGATGATCGAGAgtaagaagaagaggaagagaccgagaaagaaaaacattatGGAATTAATGACCGAGAAAGACCAACATAGACTTGGTAACACACCTTATGATGAATGTGTGAAAGAAAATGGATGTTCTGAGCAAAAAGatcaagagaaagagaaaaaaaagattaagtACAAGAAAACGAAGGTGAGACAGAGACAGAGAAAGAGAACACAAGCCATGGCTGAGAAAGAGCAACATAGACTTGCTACAACAACTTACAATGAACATACGAAGGTAGACATCAATGAGGGCGGCATAAGACAGGGGAATGATTCAACATTACCACCGAAGGTGAAAGTAAATGAAGGCTGTGAGCAGAGAG GTGATGatcaagagaaaaaaaagatcaaGAACAGGAAAACGAAGGTGAGACAGAGACAGagaacacaaaataaaatgggatCCACCATTGCCAAAGTCCAACATAGACTTCATACAACAACTTACGATGAACATATAAAGGTAGACATCAATGAGGGCATTGGACCGGGGATTGATTCAACATTACCCTCGAGcatgaaagaaaatgaaagctGTGAGCAGAAAGATCAGACTAAACCTTTCAAGTCAATTACTGATCATCCTGTCATTTTAAGTGATGGGGCTTCAAAGAGTTTAAgtgaaaagaagaaagtgCTTCGAACCGGTTTTGCTCAACCTCTTCATGCAAAGGAGCTTGCTGACTTGAGCCCTGAAGAAAAGGATTTAGGTTCAAGCGATGGCCGTATTAAAAGCAGAGGACCAGAGGACAAAGTGGAGCAGATTTCTACAAGTCAACAGAGCAAAGACAAATATGTAGATTACTCAGTTGCTCAACCAATCGCCATGCCAGTTTGGAG GGGAAGTTTCAACGTTCGGAATTCTAAGCATGACAGTATTGATGAGCTTGTTGCTCACATTTCGAACAAAGCATGCCATATGGTATATGCAGAAGCCTCTCAATTTCAGCCAATCCTCCATCTTGAAATGCTTCCAAAATCCGACATATGGCCAAAAAGTTTTCAGACATCAGAACCAAATAGCGATAGCATCGCACTCTATTTCTTTCCATCCAAGATACG CAACCAAGTGTTTGCGCAATTGGTTCAGGAAATGATTCATAAAGAACTTGCTTTTAAAGGGCTTGTGCAGAATGCGGAGCTATTGATTTTTACTTCGACAGAATTGCCTCTGCGCTACTGGA gatttcaaaacaaatattatctGTGGGGTGTATTTAGAGAAAAACCAGCTGCCCCATCGAATCATCCTTCATGTATAGGATAA